The Quercus robur chromosome 7, dhQueRobu3.1, whole genome shotgun sequence genome has a segment encoding these proteins:
- the LOC126693376 gene encoding uncharacterized protein LOC126693376, producing the protein MARPVSTTTILNIFKVFVYFQVALFITLIRGYVISTSSFRLTLFVTVLVLTFLSPAHAEKDLSLFEFFVTILTSTSSFVISESPVIVILILTDSSLISNIKPWLERFLVNPSSLGTSNNIGLESNGSQALILPEIPTDMIGEIGNRIHIKDIKAILTFCNPCSSACFETTTCSLFPWLMLSNKLDSDLQCFFNLCNNKYLWLELPTSDQKRCWGSPHGLVVTLGPDYEACLVHVRKEEQIALPPLNPIRALAQLEEWFRLVHKFIILNDPSDEKLFLVFAIFGPVNRLAFARVAFNRGGDGAALNRRGQGQWAIVTVTNPDNLKFNDVACFEDKIYALCGYGQLVRLELDAPLAAEVQDIGPEQPSEEEIGTRRTPQKLYLMKSQKNLIAVFRYTFHNPKKMRQETERFLVCNFNFSESKWKVTDLKDCTAFVGDGNSWCIPTSTIPSRNNCIYFTDDNWELQMYPGVAYGGRDVGVFNIEQKVTQQLPFEIAAEG; encoded by the exons ATGGCGAGGCCGGTTAGTACTACTACAATCCTCaacatttttaaggtttttgtgTATTTTCAAGTAGCTCTCTTCATCACTCTCATTCGTGGTTATGTCATTTCTACTTCAAGTTTTCGATTAACTCTGTTTGTAACTGTGTTGGTCCTTACATTTCTGTCCCCTGCTCATGCTGAAAAAGACTTgtctttgtttgagtttttcGTAACGATCTTAACTAGCACTTCATCTTTTGTCATTAGTGAATCTCCAGTAATTGTGATTCTTATCCTGACTGATTCATCACTTATATCTAACATCAAACCATGGTTGGAAAGATTTCTAGTTAATCCTTCTTCTCTTGGAACCTCCAACAATATTGGGTTAGAATCCAATGGATCACAGGCTCTCATCTTGCCAGAAATCCCCACAGATATGATTGGTGAAATTGGAAATCGAATACATATCAAAGATATTAAAGCGATTTTAACGTTTTGTAACCCCTGTAGTTCTGCTTGTTTCGAAACTACAACCTGCTCTTTGTTTCCATGGCTGATGCTTTCCAACAAACTAGATTCTGATTTGCAATGTTTCTTTAATCTCTGCAACAACAAATATCTCTGGTTAgaactacctacaagtgaccaAAAACGTTGTTGGGGATCTCCACATGGTTTGGTTGTAACCTTGGGTCCTGATTATGAAGCCTGCCTTGTGCACGTTAGGAAAGAAGAACAAATTGCTCTTCCACCACTAAACCCAATTCGAGCACTGGCTCAATTAGAAGAGTGGTTTCGCCTTGtacacaaattcattattttaaatgaCCCTTCCGATGAGAAGTTGTTCCTTGTCTTTGCAATTTTCGGCCCCGTGAATCGCTTAGCTTTTGCTAGAGTGGCTTTCAATAGAGGAGGAGATGGAGCGGCTTTAAATAGAAGAGGACAAGGTCAGTGGGCTATTGTTACGGTTACCAATCCAGACAATTTGAAATTCAATGATGTTGCatgttttgaagataaaatATATGCACTTTGTGGCTACGGCCAGCTGGTGCGCCTTGAACTTGATGCTCCTCTGGCAGCTGAGGTGCAAGATATTGGGCCCGAACAACCAAGCGAGGAAGAAATAGGCACGCGGCGCACGCCCCAAAAACTGTATTTGATGAAGTCACAAAAAAACCTTATCGCGGTTTTTCGTTACACATTTCACAATCCTAAGAAGATGAGGCAGGAGACTGAACGTTTTTTGGTCTGCAATTTCAACTTTAGTGAATCGAAGTGGAAGGTGACAGACTTGAAAGATTGTACTGCTTTTGTTGGTGACGGAAATTCCTGGTGCATTCCTACAAGCACTATCCCTAGCAGAAATAATTGCATCTACTTCACAGATGACAATTGGGAGTTGCAAATGTACCCAGGAGTAGCATATGGAGGCCGGGATGTGGGAGTGTTTAATATAGAACAGAAAGTTACCCAACAACTTCCATTTG AAATAGCAGCAGAAGGATGA